Part of the Variovorax sp. PAMC 28711 genome is shown below.
GATCGACCGGACCCGGTCGATCTGAAAGTCCCAGACGAGGTCGCGCTGGATGAACGGCGCGATGAATCCGCCAGAGGCGGCATCCACATGGATCGGGATGTCGAGCCCGAGGTCGCGCTGCATGGCATCGAGTTCGCGCGCCAAGGCCTCGACGGGCTCGTAAACGCCTGTGAAGGTGACGCCCAGCGTCGCGACGACGCCGATGGTGTTTTCGTCGCAGTGGCCGCGCAGGTCTTCGGGCCTGAGACCGAGCGCATCACCCTCGAGCGGTACCTCGCGGATCTCGACATCGAAATACCGGGCGAACTTGTGCCAACAGATCTGCACCGGGCCGGTCACGATGTTGGGCTTGCTGAAATCCTTGCCTTCCGCTTCCCGACGCTTGCGCCACTTCCATTTGAATGCGAGGCCGCCGAGCATGGCCGCTTCGCTGGAACCGGTCGTCGAGCAGCCCACTGTCTCTCGCGATTGCTGGGCATGCCAGAGGTCGGCAAGGATGTGGACACATCGGCTTTCGAGCTCGGCCGTCTGCGGATACTCGTCCTTGTCGATCATGTTCTTGTCGATCGCATCCGCCATCAGGTGCTTGACCTCGTCCTCTATCCAGGTCGTGCAAAAGGTCGCGAGGTTCTGACGGGCATTGCCGTCGAGCAGCAACTCGTCACGCACCAAGGCGTAGGCGGCGCGAGGCTCGGTGCGCCCTTGGGGCAGTCGGTATTTGGGAAGGCTGTCCTGCGAAGCCTTGGTCGCATAGATATCGCGCAGGCTGGATTGGTCGTCGAGGTCGACGTGATGAATTGGCATGGTCTTTTCTTTGTTAAACGCTGACTGAGCGGGCCGAGATCCGGAAATGCATCGCGCTCTATCGCGAGGATGCACAGTGGCCTTGGGAATGCACGACGGGGGCGGTCTCAGCATCAGCAGCGAGGCCGCGCGACGTGCTGCAACTTTGGGCTTGGGCAACCTGTGCGTCTGTGCGGTAACGCACGTTGGTTTCAAGCACTGCTGGCTTTGGCGTGTTGGACGGTATGTCCAAGGCAAAGGCAGTCGCCGATCGCAGGCCTCTTTGCTTTCGCGGATGCGGCGCAAGTCGATCCACGCCTGCGAGAACTGGTGCACGAACAGCGGGCCGGCGCACAGGAAGTCAACGTCGTAAAGGTTCGCCCACGGGCAGGTCTCGGTCCACCTCGAAGCCGGCCGCCATGAGCCTGTGCGTCTCCCAGTCCAACCCCAGGACGCACAGCACGATGGCCTCGTTGTAGCCCTGCCAGCCGTAGTTGGAGAAGCCGCATTCAGGCAACGCTCCGCCGCGACAGGGATAAGACCGCGCGCGGCCGACACGTGGGACGGCAGCGACCCGATCCGGCGCATTGCGGCCGGCAGTACGACAGTCGCGCTGCCCTGACGGCATCGCGCCTGCCAGGCGGGTCAGTCCGCCGGGGCCGGCGCCAGCAGCATCCGGACCATCGCTTTCAGGTCCGCCTGCAAACGGTCGAATCCAGGCTGCACAAGTGCGAGGCTAGTCTCGTCCATGTAAAGCCGCCGGTTGATCTCGACCTGAATGCTGTGCCGACCTTCCGCCGGCCGGCCATGCCGTCTCACCAGTTCCACGCCCTTGTACGGATGGTTGTATGACACGCTGTAGCCGCGGCCACTCAGGAACGCACAGAGTTGGTGTGACAGG
Proteins encoded:
- a CDS encoding glutamate decarboxylase — encoded protein: MPKPKVAARRAASLLMLRPPPSCIPKATVHPRDRARCISGSRPAQSAFNKEKTMPIHHVDLDDQSSLRDIYATKASQDSLPKYRLPQGRTEPRAAYALVRDELLLDGNARQNLATFCTTWIEDEVKHLMADAIDKNMIDKDEYPQTAELESRCVHILADLWHAQQSRETVGCSTTGSSEAAMLGGLAFKWKWRKRREAEGKDFSKPNIVTGPVQICWHKFARYFDVEIREVPLEGDALGLRPEDLRGHCDENTIGVVATLGVTFTGVYEPVEALARELDAMQRDLGLDIPIHVDAASGGFIAPFIQRDLVWDFQIDRVRSINASGHKYGLAPLGVGWVIWASKKDLAEELIFNVDYLGGNMPTFALNFSRPGGQIIAQYYNFLRLGWDGYTAVQQACSDTAQWLSAELAKLEPFEMVYDGHGGLPAVAYRLTDADHGFTLYDLSERVRMRGWQIASYPLPANRKDTVVQRILIRHGVSRDLAQLLLDDIKRALRDLTKNPVPNSTAKPGFHHG